TCCTCCACCTCCACATTTAGGCCGCCCAAGCGATTCAGCGCGTCCTGGACCCGCTGGCGCTTGGCCCGAAGCTCTTCTTCGTAGTCCATGTGGCGGAAATCACAGCCGCCGCAGCGGCCGTACAAGGGGCAGTCCGGCTCCCGGCGGTGGGAGGAGGGCTCCTCCACCGCCACCACTCTGGCAAAGGCACAGTTTTTCAGCACCTTGAGAATCTGGACCTCACAGGTCTCCCCCGCCAGAGCGGCGCGGACAAAGACCGCCAGGCCGTCGATCCGGGCCACCCCCAGCCCCTCGCTGGTGTAGCCCTCGATGCGGACGCGGTGGATGGAGTTTTTGATCAAACGTCCCATTTCTCAATCAGCTTACGCAGCGAATCCGCAAAGGAGGCAAGGCTCTTGTTGTCCCGTCCCCGGCTGCGGCGGATGAGCTCCATGAGCATCTCGCCCACGGACACAAGGCTCTGGTAGGCCGAGGAGGTCTTGGGTGCGCCGTCGAAGGGCTTTGCCTTCCGCTCGGGCAGGTAGCCCACCTCCAGCTGGCGGTTGGCCGCCAGATCGTAGACCTCGGTGTACTGGGGCGCATGGGCCTCAAAGCCCAGGCCGCAGAGTGTCTGGGCGAAGAAGGGAGCCACCTCCCGGTCGCCGTGGACCACGAACACGTGCTCCGGCTTTGGCGCCTTGAAGTCCTGAATCCAGCTGAGCAGATGGTCCCGGTCGGCGTGGGAGCTGAGGCCGTGGAAGTTGACGATCTGGGCCCTGACAGCGATCTCCTCGCCGAAGAGCTTGACGCTTTCCGCCCCCTCCAGCAGGTGGCGGCCCAGGGTTCCCTCGCCCTGATAGCCCACAAACACCACCGTACACTCCGACCGCCACAGGTTGTGCTTTAAGTGATGGCGGATGCGGCCCGCGTCGCACATGCCGGAGGCGGAGATGATGACCTTGGGCGTCCGGTCCTCATTGAGGGCCTTGGACTCCTCGCTGGTCTCCGTCATGCGGAGGTTGGTGAAGTTGAACATGTGGGTGCCGTCCTTCACCAGCTTCAGCGCGTCGTCGTCCAGATAGCCCTGAAGGTCTCCGGTGAAAATGGTGGTGGCCCGCTTGGCCAGAGGCGAATCGATGTACACCGCAAAGTCCGGGTTGGACTTGACCATATGCTGATCCTTGATCTCCCGGATAAAATACAAAAGCTCCTGGGTGCGGCCCACGGCAAAGGAGGGGATGATGACGTTGCCGCCCCGGGCCATGGTCTCGTCGATGATCTTCGCCAGATCGTCGGTGTAGCTCCACACCTCCGTGTGGTTGCGGTCGCCGTAGGTGGACTCCATCACCACGTAGTCGGCGCCCTGGAAATGGACCGGATCGCGGATGATGGGCTGCTTGATGTTGCCTAAGTCGCCGGAGAAGACGATGCGCTTTTTTACATCCCCCTCCTTCAGGTCCATGGCCACGCAGGCCGAGCCTAACAGGTGGCCGGCGTCCACAAACTCCACCTCAACGCCCTCGCACAGCTCCACCACCTGGCCGTACTCACAGGTGGTCACATATTCCTGCACCCGCTGGGCGTCCTCGATGGTGTAGAGCGGCTCCACATGGGCCGCGCCGGAGCGCTCGCCCTTGCGGTTTTTCCACTCGGCGTCCTGCTCCTGAATGTGGGCGGAGTCCAGCAGCATGATGTTCAACAGCTCCGCGGTCAACCGGGTGGTCAGGATTCGGCCCTGGAACCCCTGCTTGACCAGCATGGGGATGCGTCCCGAATGGTCGATGTGGGCGTGGGTTACAAGCAGATAGTCGATGTTCCCCGGGGCGAAGGGCAGGCTCTGGTTGTCCACCTCGTCCCGTCCCTGCTGCAGTCCGCAATCCACAAGAATCTTCTTGCCGTTTACCTCCAGGCAGTGACAGCTGCCGGTCACGCATTGATCTGCTCCGTAAAAACTCAGCTTCATGGGTCGTCCTCCTTATTTTGATGGAACCGCGGTCTGTGGCCGCGGTCCTGATTTCTCCCGGACACGCCCAAAACCGGACCGCTGGCCTCCGGCTCGGCCGGCGGCAGTCGTCCAGGCTGGACAGCCATGGTGGAAAACAGCATCCCGCACTGTTTTTCCACAGTGTAACACCTTTCCCGGACGAGGGCAAGTGAGATTGCATCTCATTCGGTCAAAACGATCTCGATCGCATCCCTCAGGGTGCGGATGACGCCCCCCTTCCACCGCTCTTTTCCCGTCCGGTCCAAAAAAGCGGGGCGGATTCCCGCCGCAGCGGCGGAAAAACTCCGCCGGGCAAGCCTCCCTCTCCGACCGCCCCGCGGTTTGCACAGCCGATGGAAAACGGGAGAGGCTCCCCTCCCCCGTTCCCGTCAATTTTCAGAAAAATAGTAGTTTAGATACATCCGCAGCAGCGTGTCGTCCCTTGGCGTCAGCTCCCGCTCCCCCTCCGGCAGCTCCGTCCCGCTGTTCAGCGCGTCCGCCAGGCCGCTGAGCGGGCCGCACAGCTCCTCAATGCGCCCTGTGTTGTCCGCGCCGTCATAGGTCTCCTGAAAGTCCGTCAGCATCCCATCCGCTGAGAGTGTGACGCGGGCCGGGTTTCCCGCCCCGCCGCTGCTGCTGTATACCGGATTTTGGGGGTCTTCCAAGCCTGCTCCCAGGTCATAGTAATACCGCTTTAAAAAGCCGCAGACATAGTTCTTTTCCCCGTTTTCCCCCTCATATTCCCCAAAGACCCTTAAAGAGGGCAGGATGAGCATGGTGTCCCTGGGATCAACCGGCGTCTGTTCAATGGCGTAAGCTGCCACCGCGCTGTAGAGCGCCGCGTCCTCTCCCTCCAGCCCGAAGGCCTCGCCGGTTGGCACCGGAAACTCTGATGTCTGGAGGACGCCGTCCCCATTGGCGTCGTATGCCGCTGTCGGACGCCCTTTGCCTGATTCGGCGGCAAAGAACCCGTCATCCGTCTCCTGGTTGTGAATTCCATAGCAGCCCAGGGTGTCCAAGCCGTCCGTCTCCTTCCGCCAGTTGTCGGGCCACCAGCTCAGAAACTCCTCCGGAAGATCGTCAAGGGGCGTATCCGGCGTGTAGAGGAAAAAGGTCTCCCCGCCCTCTATTCCGTAGGGGGCTGAGGCCACATACCGGAATCCCTCCTCGATCCACTCCCTGCCCGGCTCGTCTTCAAGGCTGATCTCACCTAACTTCATGGAGTATGTTGTGTCGTCCACCTGTTCGATCTCTTCAAACCGGCCGCTGAACGTACAGATATAGACCGTGCCGTTGGGATACCCTCCGCCGCTCACCCCCATATCGGAATCGCGGTACTCACCTGCAAAGGAGCCGTCCCGGTCCAGCGTAAGGGCGGTTCCCCACGCGCCGGCGCCGCTGGCAAACACGAACTGCAATGGCAGCGCGTCCGGGAGCGTCTTCTCCTGATCCTCCGGCTCCTCCCCGGGCAGCGTCTCACCTGATGCGGAGCCGCTTTCCTCCCCGGGCGGCGTCTGCCCGGCTGTTCCGCACCCGCTCAAACAGGTCAGGCAGAGGGTTAATCCCATCAGCATGAGCAGCGCGCGCTTTCCATGTCCTCTGATCGTCAACGCAATGCACCCCAAATCTTTTTCTATGGTTTGATTTGCGCCCATGGTACCATGTTCCAAAAGACAATTCAATCGACATCCGGTTACAATCTTCCCAAAAACAGTTACAGCTTGCCACAGCCGCTCCGGAACTCCCTTTTACCTTTGGTGTTGTTACTGTCCGATTCCCCAAATCATTTGTTAAAATAGACAAAAAAGGAGAGTCGCCTTAAAACTGGTGGCTCCCCGATAACTCTAAAATTTATTCAACGGCTCTCTTAAAGAAAAAGAAACTATCCATGCGTTGAACCAGCTCCCAGCCATCCGCCCCCAGCTCGTTTAGATGTGTTTCAAACTCCTGAGCCGTCTTTTCAAACTGTTTTGTAGTCATAGCCAGAACTGTTGCAATCGTGATTACCTTATATTCATATTTTTTCATTTGAATATCCTTCCTTTCAAATTCTATTTTACTATACCACTGAACTGTCCACAATAAGGATTATTGGTGAAATCGACAAAGTTGCATCTCAGCAACACAAAAGGTAAAAGGGACCTCCGGAAAGAGTACGTGACTTTTTTCCCCTCTTATAGTATAATTTTAAAATTCCTGCAAATATTGGAAAAGAGAGTCGAATTCGCCTGGTCCCCACAGGCATGTCTGGAGGACGCTGATCACCATGGAGATTTCCTATATCACCCTTGACCCCACCAAGAACACCACGCTGCTGGTCCGAACCGCCGTACCCCGCTCCGCTCAGCCCGCGGTGGCGCAGCTGCTGCTGCGCAGCAACCCCGACGCGGAGCAGGTGGGATTCCTTGAGAGCGCTTCGGCGCGCGGTGCCCGGGCCCGGCTGCAGATGATGGGCGGAGAGTTCTGCGGCAACGCCGCCATGGCCCTGGCCGCGCTGCTGGCCTGGGAGGACGGTTTGGCCCCCGGCGGCGCGGCGGATATCCCCATGGAGGTCTCCGGTGAATCCGGGATTCTGACCTGCCATGTGCAGATGGGGACCGAGTGCTGTCTGGGCACGGTGGACATGCCTCTGCCGGAGAACATCCGGGAGATCGACGTGGTGGCCGGGGACCGGATGCTCTCCTGCCCCGCCGCCTTCTTCCCCGGCATCGTTCACTGCATCGTGCCTGCCGGCGCGTTCACCCGCCCCCAGGCGGAGGAGGCCGCGGCGCTGCTGTGCGCCGCTTTGAAGGCTGACGCCGCCGGCATCCTGCTCTTTGACGAGGAAGCCTTCTCATTCTCCCCACTGGTCTATGTGGCCGCCACCCATACCTCTGTGTGGGAGCGCGGCTGCGGCAGCGGCAGCGCCGCCATCGGCTGCTATCTGGCCCAGCGCACCGGCGCGCCCTATACCGTGGCCCTGCGCCAGCCGGGCGGCATCATCGAGGTGCGCGCGGGGTGGAAGGACGGCCGGGTGGACACGCTGACCATTACCGGCGAGGTACGCA
This window of the Dysosmobacter acutus genome carries:
- a CDS encoding MBL fold metallo-hydrolase RNA specificity domain-containing protein, with protein sequence MKLSFYGADQCVTGSCHCLEVNGKKILVDCGLQQGRDEVDNQSLPFAPGNIDYLLVTHAHIDHSGRIPMLVKQGFQGRILTTRLTAELLNIMLLDSAHIQEQDAEWKNRKGERSGAAHVEPLYTIEDAQRVQEYVTTCEYGQVVELCEGVEVEFVDAGHLLGSACVAMDLKEGDVKKRIVFSGDLGNIKQPIIRDPVHFQGADYVVMESTYGDRNHTEVWSYTDDLAKIIDETMARGGNVIIPSFAVGRTQELLYFIREIKDQHMVKSNPDFAVYIDSPLAKRATTIFTGDLQGYLDDDALKLVKDGTHMFNFTNLRMTETSEESKALNEDRTPKVIISASGMCDAGRIRHHLKHNLWRSECTVVFVGYQGEGTLGRHLLEGAESVKLFGEEIAVRAQIVNFHGLSSHADRDHLLSWIQDFKAPKPEHVFVVHGDREVAPFFAQTLCGLGFEAHAPQYTEVYDLAANRQLEVGYLPERKAKPFDGAPKTSSAYQSLVSVGEMLMELIRRSRGRDNKSLASFADSLRKLIEKWDV
- a CDS encoding DUF4177 domain-containing protein — its product is MKKYEYKVITIATVLAMTTKQFEKTAQEFETHLNELGADGWELVQRMDSFFFFKRAVE